Proteins encoded in a region of the Candidozyma auris chromosome 7, complete sequence genome:
- a CDS encoding bifunctional choline kinase/ethanolamine kinase: MEITPYETTRSRSRSRSRTRNSTANSRSTSATRRPSLGSRRSLSSSSLASLTLTQQHFEHGAEMTIPSVSVTLDNTLPLDFFKQELIALIRALRISKWHKKHLTVQNVVVTRISGALTNSIYKVELKDPVTSAPSLLLRVYGKNVESIIDRDYELGILVKLSPKKIGPKLLGIFSNGRFEQFLEGFVTMTKDDVRSPVISQMIGRRMKDLHYKIDLDEKDRACELPQAWIQIFKWLGNFERDFLPMYKESEITDILLLPWPQFKQLLHAYKDWLFAKYDQARFSENYKFCHNDTQYGNLLLRNTFDPEEVIQPAPEGSMISTTNRRDNDLAVIDFEYSGANFPAFDIADHFAEWMSDYADEKQPHVIHEEAYPKQEEIINLIKSYIEYDFRIPTSNLKTISKPSINESDVSQMQEYEVKKLYNEVILWRSTVQFFWCIWGLLQNGPPKSTDASALGSNSEEKGVTSTFKITTGIDALSVDDIAVVDDDEIIASTDDEFDYLKYSQQKAALIVGDMISFGLLSINDIRPEHHNLIKFLDTRTFDI; the protein is encoded by the coding sequence ATGGAAATCACTCCCTACGAGACCACTCGGTCAAGGTCACGTTCTCGGTCGAGAACCAGAAACTCGACCGCTAACTCTCGCTCCACGCTGGCTACAAGAAGACCCTCGTTGGGTCTGAGGAGATCACtctcgtcctcgtcgttGGCTAGTCTCACGCTAACGCAGCAGCATTTCGAGCATGGAGCAGAGATGACGATTCCCCTGGTGCTGGTGACGCTAGATAACACGTTGCCGTTGGATTTTTTCAAGCAGGAGCTCATTGCCCTCATTAGAGCCCTCAGGATCAGCAAATGGCACAAGAAGCACTTGACCGTGCAAAACGTTGTGGTGACTCGTATCTCGGGAGCACTTACCAACAGCATATACAAGGTGGAGTTGAAGGACCCCGTGACCTCTGCGCCgtcgttgttgttgagagTGTACGGTAAGAACGTGGAGTCGATCATTGATCGTGACTACGAGCTAGGGATCTTGGTGAAGCTTTCGCCCAAGAAAATCGGGCCCAAACTTTTGGGAATCTTCTCCAATGGCCGCTTTGAGCAGTTTTTGGAAGGTTTCGTCACGATGACCAAGGACGATGTGCGGAGCCCGGTGATTTCCCAGATGATTGGGCGCAGAATGAAGGATTTGCATTACAAAATTGATTTGGACGAGAAGGATCGTGCTTGCGAGCTTCCGCAGGCGTGGATTCAGATCTTCAAGTGGTTGGGCAATTTCGAACGGGACTTCTTGCCCATGTATAAAGAAAGCGAAATCACCGATATTTTGCTTTTGCCGTGGCCCCAGTTCAAACAATTGCTTCATGCTTACAAGGACTGGCTCTTTGCCAAGTATGACCAGGCAAGATTCTCCGAGAACTACAAGTTTTGCCATAACGATACCCAGTACGGCAatttgcttttgagaaacacTTTTGACCCCGAAGAGGTGATACAGCCTGCGCCCGAGGGCAGCATGAtcagcaccaccaacagAAGAGACAATGACTTGGCAGTGATTGATTTCGAGTACTCTGGTGCAAACTTCCCAGCATTTGATATCGCTGATCACTTTGCCGAGTGGATGTCAGACTACGCTGACGAGAAGCAGCCTCATGTTATCCACGAGGAGGCGTATCCAAAACAGGAggagatcatcaacttgatcaagtcgtACATTGAGTACGACTTCAGGATCCCTACATCCAACTTAAAGACAATAAGCAAACCTTCAATTAATGAGTCGGACGTGCTGCAGATGCAAGAATACgaggtgaagaagctctACAATGAAGTGATATTGTGGCGGTCCACAGTTCAGTTCTTCTGGTGCATCTGgggacttcttcaaaacgGGCCACCTAAATCTACCGACGCATCGGCTTTAGGGTCTAACTCCGAAGAGAAGGGTGTTACAAGTACCTTTAAAATCACCACGGGTATCGACGCCTTGAGTGTCGACGACATCGCCGTGGTAGATGACGACGAGATAATTGCATCCACCGACGACGAGTTTGACTACCTTAAGTACTCGCAGCAAAAGGCTGCCTTAATTGTCGGCGACATGATCTCGTTCGGGCTTTTGAGCATCAACGACATCCGCCCCGAGCACCAcaatctcatcaagttcCTCGACACACGCACATTTGACATTTAG